The following coding sequences are from one Betaproteobacteria bacterium window:
- the leuB gene encoding 3-isopropylmalate dehydrogenase → MKICVLPGDGIGPEITAEAVRVLKALDLKFEMEEALLGGAAVDATGAPYPEATQKLARAADAVLLGAVGGPQWDRLPREQRPERGLLGIRKDLNLFANLRPAILYPELANASTLKPEVVAGLDILIVRELTGDIYFGQPRGVREENGERVGFNTMVYSESEIRRIGHVAFQAARKRNKKLCSVDKMNVLECTQLWRDVMIEVAKDYPDVELSHMLVDNAAMQLVKAPKQFDVMVTGNMFGDILSDEASMLTGSIGMLPSASLDEKNKGLYEPSHGSAPDIAGKGVANPLATILSAAMLLRYTFGLEEQALRVENAVKKVLAQGYRTGDIYERGTTKVGTREMGDAVLAALA, encoded by the coding sequence ATGAAGATTTGCGTACTCCCCGGGGACGGCATCGGTCCCGAAATCACGGCCGAGGCCGTGCGTGTGCTCAAGGCCCTCGATCTCAAGTTCGAGATGGAAGAAGCCCTCCTCGGAGGTGCGGCGGTGGATGCCACCGGCGCCCCCTATCCTGAGGCCACCCAGAAGCTCGCCCGCGCGGCGGATGCGGTGCTCCTCGGCGCCGTCGGCGGCCCCCAGTGGGACCGCCTGCCCCGGGAGCAGCGTCCGGAGCGCGGCCTGCTGGGCATCCGCAAGGATCTCAACCTCTTCGCCAACCTGCGTCCGGCCATTCTCTATCCCGAACTGGCCAACGCCTCCACCCTCAAGCCGGAAGTGGTGGCGGGGCTCGACATCCTCATCGTCCGCGAACTGACCGGCGACATCTACTTCGGCCAGCCCCGCGGCGTGCGGGAAGAAAATGGCGAGCGGGTCGGCTTCAACACCATGGTCTACAGCGAGTCGGAAATCCGCCGCATTGGCCATGTCGCCTTCCAGGCCGCCCGGAAGCGCAACAAGAAATTGTGTTCGGTGGACAAGATGAACGTCCTCGAATGCACCCAACTGTGGCGCGACGTGATGATCGAGGTGGCCAAGGACTACCCGGACGTGGAACTCAGCCACATGCTGGTGGACAACGCCGCCATGCAGTTGGTCAAGGCCCCCAAGCAGTTCGACGTGATGGTCACCGGCAACATGTTCGGCGACATTCTGTCCGACGAAGCCTCCATGCTTACCGGCTCCATCGGCATGCTGCCCTCGGCCTCCCTGGACGAGAAGAACAAGGGCCTCTACGAGCCCTCCCATGGCTCGGCCCCGGACATCGCCGGCAAGGGCGTGGCCAATCCGCTCGCCACCATCCTGTCGGCGGCGATGCTGCTGCGCTACACCTTTGGCCTGGAAGAGCAGGCACTGCGGGTGGAAAATGCGGTCAAAAAGGTTCTGGCCCAGGGTTACCGCACCGGTGACATCTACGAGCGCGGCACCACCAAGGTGGGGACTCGGGAAATGGGCGACGCCGTGCTGGCGGCCCTCGCGTAA
- the leuD gene encoding 3-isopropylmalate dehydratase small subunit — protein sequence MEKFVRLEGLVAPLDRNNVDTDAIIPKQFLKSIKRSGFGPNAFDEWRYMDVGEPGQDCARRPKNPNFVLNQARYQGAQILITRQNFGCGSSREHAPWALLDFGFKAIIAESFADIFFNNCFKNGILPIVLPAGEVDALFQQVQATPGYKLVVDLPAQAVIRPDGHGIQFLVDAFRKECLINGWDDIGLTLRHADAIRAFEEKRRIEQPWLFA from the coding sequence ATGGAGAAGTTTGTTCGTCTCGAAGGCCTGGTGGCGCCTCTGGATCGCAATAACGTCGATACCGATGCCATCATCCCCAAGCAGTTCCTGAAATCGATCAAGCGTTCCGGCTTCGGCCCCAACGCTTTTGACGAATGGCGCTACATGGATGTCGGCGAGCCGGGGCAGGATTGCGCCCGGCGGCCGAAGAACCCCAATTTCGTGCTCAACCAGGCGCGCTACCAGGGGGCGCAAATCCTCATCACCCGCCAGAACTTCGGTTGTGGCTCGTCCCGGGAGCACGCCCCTTGGGCGCTGCTGGATTTCGGCTTCAAGGCCATCATCGCCGAGAGCTTTGCGGACATTTTCTTCAACAACTGCTTCAAGAACGGCATCCTGCCCATCGTCTTGCCGGCGGGGGAAGTGGACGCGCTGTTCCAGCAGGTGCAGGCGACGCCGGGCTACAAGCTGGTGGTCGATTTGCCGGCCCAGGCAGTGATCCGCCCCGACGGCCACGGGATTCAGTTCCTGGTGGACGCCTTCCGCAAGGAGTGCCTGATCAACGGTTGGGATGATATCGGCCTGACCCTGCGCCATGCCGACGCCATCCGTGCATTCGAAGAGAAGCGCCGCATCGAGCAGCCCTGGCTGTTCGCGTAA
- the asd gene encoding aspartate-semialdehyde dehydrogenase: protein MRKVGLVGWRGMVGSVLMQRMVEEGDFAHIDPVYFSTSNAGGKAPVFGGKEASLPLQDASNIEALKACEIIITCQGGDYTKDVFPALRSAGWNGHWIDAASALRMKDDAVIILDPVNMHVIKDALAKGGKNWIGGNCTVSLMLMGLGGLFQHNLVEWISSMTYQAASGAGAQNMRELIAQMGAIHASVADLLADPASAILEIDRKVAETIRSDAFPRKNFRNTPLAGSLIPWIDVPVEGGQSKEEWKGGAECNKILGNPAFRTPGSIPIDGLCVRIGAMRCHSQALTIKLRKDVPLDEVSDIIAKGNQWAKVVPNEREISERELTPAAVTGTLTVPVGRLHKMAMGPEYLAAFTCGDQLLWGAAEPLRRMLRILLDA from the coding sequence ATGAGAAAGGTTGGTCTGGTTGGTTGGCGCGGCATGGTCGGTTCCGTCCTCATGCAGCGCATGGTGGAAGAGGGCGACTTCGCCCATATCGATCCCGTCTATTTCTCCACCTCCAACGCCGGTGGCAAGGCTCCGGTGTTCGGCGGCAAGGAAGCTTCCTTGCCTCTGCAGGATGCCTCCAACATCGAGGCCCTCAAAGCCTGCGAGATCATCATCACCTGCCAGGGCGGCGACTACACCAAGGACGTCTTCCCGGCACTGCGTTCCGCCGGCTGGAACGGCCACTGGATCGACGCCGCCTCCGCCCTGCGCATGAAGGACGACGCGGTCATCATCCTCGACCCGGTCAACATGCACGTCATCAAGGATGCTCTCGCCAAAGGCGGCAAGAACTGGATCGGCGGCAACTGCACCGTCTCCCTCATGCTCATGGGCCTGGGCGGCCTCTTCCAGCACAACCTGGTGGAGTGGATTTCCTCCATGACCTACCAGGCGGCCTCCGGCGCCGGCGCCCAGAACATGCGCGAACTGATCGCCCAGATGGGCGCCATCCACGCCTCCGTCGCCGACCTGCTGGCCGATCCGGCCTCCGCCATTCTGGAGATCGACCGCAAGGTGGCCGAGACCATCCGTTCCGACGCCTTCCCCAGGAAGAACTTCCGCAACACCCCCCTGGCCGGCAGTCTCATTCCCTGGATCGACGTGCCTGTCGAGGGGGGGCAGTCCAAAGAAGAATGGAAGGGCGGCGCCGAGTGCAACAAGATTCTCGGCAACCCGGCCTTCCGCACCCCGGGTTCGATCCCCATCGACGGCCTGTGCGTGCGTATCGGCGCCATGCGCTGCCACTCCCAGGCGCTCACCATCAAGCTCAGGAAAGATGTTCCCCTGGACGAAGTGTCCGACATCATCGCCAAGGGCAATCAATGGGCCAAGGTCGTGCCGAACGAGCGCGAAATCAGTGAGCGGGAACTGACCCCCGCCGCCGTGACCGGCACCCTGACGGTTCCCGTCGGCCGCTTGCACAAGATGGCCATGGGGCCTGAGTATCTGGCCGCCTTCACCTGCGGCGACCAGCTGCTGTGGGGCGCTGCCGAGCCCCTGCGCCGCATGCTGCGTATCCTGCTCGACGCCTGA